The Salvelinus sp. IW2-2015 linkage group LG8, ASM291031v2, whole genome shotgun sequence genome window below encodes:
- the LOC111967211 gene encoding G-protein coupled receptor 151, giving the protein MDKLPGVNITTANSSTVARLHPSFIEHGSYQHLCVLVPVILGVICVLGLASTLTAMGILISNAHRGKLSLINALILNLMFADGLVLAFALPFRAAAFSKPSWTLGWTVCKTCDWFLQSCMAAKSFTVAVMAKACYRYVSNPTKQVSISLRSILLVMWFLWLSACSAPIPTWLFSSLQRETRGLVCVQVVPPEAQDFMSVYVKXYPLSVFCAPLSFALLYFWRVYGQCQRRCSKTQNLRTQIRSRKLTLMLFSLTVAMTTMWLPQWVVWVWERHAAEREAQGPGGPFVVFSPPLLLSLSALLLTFFLSLVNPLIVLSLSEEFREGYRGLWRRLTLRKHTLSNPKPGPHAPTAPQSPCPRPETSGQXRGGDGGLGSIPCQGTRVDPQPQMEQGGVGEAEDEAEGESPRDGIVLLDVEQFWHERETGSMTEENDPIPWEHQEGAPAEGRK; this is encoded by the coding sequence ATGGATAAACTGCCAGGGGTGAACATAACGACTGCTAACAGCTCTACTGTGGCCCGGCTTCATCCTTCCTTCATCGAGCATGGTTCCTACCAGCACCTGTGTGTCCTCGTGCCTGTCATCCTCGGGGTGATCTGTGTCCTYGGGCTGGCCAGTACCCTCACAGCCATGGGCATCCTGATCTCAAACGCCCACCGTGGGAAACTATCCCTTATCAACGCTCTCATCCTCAACCTGATGTTTGCCGACGGCCTTGTACTGGCWTTCGCCCTCCCGTTCCGCGCTGCTGCCTTTTCCAAACCCAGTTGGACGCTTGGTTGGACGGTGTGCAAGACCTGTGATTGGTTCCTGCAGAGCTGCATGGCTGCGAAGAGTTTTACCGTAGCGGTGATGGCTAAGGCTTGTTACCGTTACGTCTCTAACCCGACTAAACAGGTCAGCATCAGTCTACGCTCCATCCTATTGGTGATGTGGTTCCTCTGGCTGTCTGCCTGCTCCGCCCCCATCCCTACCTGGCTGTTCTCctcactgcagagagagacccgggggctggtgtgtgtgcaGGTGGTTCCCCCTGAAGCGCAGGACTTCATGTCGGTCTACGTCAAGGYGTACCCCCTGAGTGTGTTCTGCGCCCCTTTGAGTTTTGCCCTGCTGTATTTCTGGCGGGTGTATGGGCAGTGCCAGCGGCGCTGTAGTAAGACCCAGAACCTCCGAACGCAGATCAGATCCAGGAAGCTCACTCTGATGCTATTCAGTCTGACGGTAGCCATGACAACGATGTGGCTGCCACAGTGGGTGGTCTGGGTGTGGGAGCGGCACGCCGCGGAGCGAGAGGCACAGGGACCGGGAGGACCCTTTGTYgtcttctctccccctctcctcctctccctctccgccctgctcctcactttctttctctccctggtGAACCCGCTCAtcgtcctctctctgtcagaggaGTTCAGGGAGGGTTACAGAGGTCTGTGGAGGCGCCTTACTCTTCGTAAACACACCCTGTCCAACCCCAAACCTGGCCCCCATGCACCCACTGCCCCCCAGTCCCCCTGCCCACGACCAGAGACCTCGGGCCAGCMGAGGGGAGGAGACGGAGGCCTAGGCTCCATCCCTTGCCAGGGGACGAGAGTTGATCCCCAACCCCAGATGGAGCAGGGCGGAGTGGGAGAGGCGGAGgatgaggcagagggagagagccctCGGGATGGGATCGTGCTGCTAGACGTGGAGCAGTTTtggcatgagagagagacaggctccaTGACAGAGGAGAATGATCCCATACCCTGGGAGCACCAGGAGGGCGCACCAGCCGAGGGGAGGAAGTGA